One window of Thermocoleostomius sinensis A174 genomic DNA carries:
- a CDS encoding mechanosensitive ion channel, which produces MNDVSCITTVLPRGELASSLRFAQLRPIDQPATFGQYFTQIGAFLPNLLAALAILIVGWLIATIVASVIQGLLRRTDLDNRLAASITGRPEDARNLAVEKWISAAIFWIIMAFVLVAFLNALNLQVVSAPLNGFLQQIFNYLPRLGGAALLLLVAWAVASLAKLILTRGLARFDLDNRLAAQTGNQTSPFLLSETLGNAVYWFIFLFFLPIILDALQLRGPLQPVQNLLNDIVTFLPNIIYAIVIAAVGWLIARIVRGIVTNLLAAVGTDQIGARVGLTQARGGLSLSALLGTIVYVLILIPTAIAALDALQIAAISAPATNMLQEFLLTLPRIFTAALILVVFYIIGRFVADLVANILTSLGFNNIFSWLGLPRTVRPTPADLPPPATMSDVPPPGGTPTTIQPTPPVPSRTPSEIAGIVVLVGILLFGAVAATEVLGFAVLTAIVNGILRISAQVLSGLIVFGIGLYLATLAYNLITSSGGRQARILGQVARVAIIALVTAMALQQMGIASNIVNLAFGLLVGAIAVAIAIAFGLGGRDVASDQLRDWVASFRQQRP; this is translated from the coding sequence ATGAACGACGTTTCGTGTATTACGACTGTCTTACCACGCGGGGAACTCGCGAGTTCTTTGCGGTTTGCCCAATTGCGACCGATCGATCAACCGGCCACGTTTGGGCAATATTTCACTCAAATCGGTGCATTTCTCCCAAATTTGCTGGCTGCCCTGGCCATCCTGATTGTCGGGTGGCTGATTGCCACGATCGTTGCATCAGTAATTCAAGGCTTATTAAGGCGTACGGATCTGGATAATCGCTTAGCGGCATCCATTACAGGTCGTCCCGAAGATGCTCGCAATCTCGCCGTCGAGAAGTGGATTTCGGCTGCCATCTTTTGGATCATTATGGCGTTTGTGTTGGTGGCGTTTCTCAACGCCCTCAACTTGCAGGTCGTTTCTGCACCGCTTAATGGATTCCTCCAGCAAATTTTTAATTACTTACCTCGTCTGGGTGGGGCGGCCCTACTGTTGCTAGTCGCCTGGGCAGTTGCCTCACTGGCAAAACTCATCCTGACGCGAGGTTTGGCGCGGTTCGATTTAGACAATCGGTTGGCGGCTCAAACTGGTAATCAAACCAGCCCATTTTTGCTCAGCGAAACCCTGGGCAACGCAGTGTATTGGTTTATTTTTCTATTTTTTCTGCCAATCATCCTGGATGCGTTGCAGCTTCGAGGGCCGCTTCAGCCCGTACAAAATCTACTGAATGATATTGTGACGTTCTTGCCCAATATCATTTATGCCATTGTGATTGCGGCGGTGGGTTGGTTGATTGCGCGAATTGTACGTGGCATTGTCACCAACTTGTTGGCGGCTGTTGGCACTGATCAAATTGGGGCACGGGTTGGGCTAACCCAAGCCAGAGGTGGGCTGTCGTTGTCAGCGTTATTAGGCACGATCGTCTATGTGTTAATTTTGATTCCCACGGCAATTGCGGCCCTTGACGCTTTACAAATTGCCGCTATTTCCGCCCCAGCCACTAATATGCTGCAAGAGTTTCTCTTGACGCTGCCTCGCATTTTTACGGCGGCTCTGATTTTGGTGGTGTTTTACATCATTGGACGATTTGTGGCAGATCTAGTGGCCAATATTCTCACAAGCCTTGGCTTCAATAACATTTTTAGCTGGTTAGGACTGCCAAGAACCGTTCGTCCTACTCCTGCTGATTTGCCACCACCAGCCACAATGTCTGATGTTCCACCGCCAGGGGGCACTCCAACCACGATTCAGCCGACCCCACCCGTTCCATCCCGGACTCCGTCAGAGATTGCGGGGATTGTGGTGCTGGTTGGAATTCTGCTGTTTGGAGCCGTCGCGGCCACGGAAGTGCTCGGCTTTGCTGTGTTGACGGCGATCGTCAATGGCATTTTACGAATTTCGGCTCAGGTACTCAGTGGCTTAATTGTGTTTGGCATTGGCTTGTACTTGGCAACGTTGGCCTACAACCTGATTACCAGTTCTGGCGGCCGACAAGCCCGGATTTTGGGACAGGTCGCTCGTGTGGCCATTATTGCCCTCGTGACAGCCATGGCATTACAGCAAATGGGGATTGCTAGCAACATTGTGAACTTAGCGTTTGGGTTGCTGGTGGGAGCCATTGCCGTTGCAATCGCCATTGCCTTTGGGTTGGGCGGCCGCGATGTTGCCTCCGACCAACTGCGCGATTGGGTCGCTTCCTTCCGACAACAGCGACCATAA
- the glgB gene encoding 1,4-alpha-glucan branching enzyme produces the protein MPMTVAPEQIDRIVWNQHHDPFEVLGPHQIHQNGKSVWAVRAYLPKATEAWVVCPEERQEYPMQVVHNPHFFECILEREHLKNYQLRIKEGDHERVIYDPYAFRSPLLTDYDIYLFGEGNHHRIYEKMGAHVTEIDGVQGVYFAVWAPNARNVSVLGDFNHWDGRQHQMRIRNNGIWELFIPGLTYGAAYKYEIKNHHGHIYEKSDPYGFQQEVRPKTASIVADLDSYHWHDSDWMEKRRHTEPLTQPISVYEVHLGSWMHGSASEPAIDAEGNPIPPVIVADLKPGARFLTYRELADKLIPYVKELGFTHLELLPIAEHPFDGSWGYQVTGYYAATSRFGTPQDFMYFVDQCHQNGIGVILDWVPGHFPKDGHGLAFFDGTALYEYGDPRIGEHKEWGTLVFNYARHEVRNFLVANALFWFDKYHIDGIRVDAVASMLYRDYLRPDGEWVANQYGGRENIEAADFLRQTNHVIFSYFPGILSIAEESTTWPMVSWPTYVGGLGFNLKWNMGWMHDMLDYFHMDPWFRQFHQNNVTFSIMYAFTENFMLALSHDEVVHGKSPMIGKMPGDEWQKYANLRALYSYMFTHPGKKTLFMSMEFGQWSEWNVWGDLEWHLLNYEPHQRLKYFMSRLNELYKSQPALYTQDFSYDGFEWIDCNDQRHSVVSFIRRAKDDPEEYVVVVCNFTPQPHSHYRVGVPEMGFYTELFNSDAREYGGSNMGNLGGKWAEEWTFHNRPYSIDLCLPPLGVLVLKLDRTKDLPGKSDQDAN, from the coding sequence ATGCCCATGACCGTTGCTCCAGAACAGATTGACCGAATTGTTTGGAACCAGCACCATGACCCTTTTGAAGTTCTTGGCCCGCACCAGATCCATCAAAACGGGAAATCCGTCTGGGCGGTAAGAGCCTACCTTCCCAAAGCGACAGAAGCCTGGGTTGTGTGCCCAGAAGAACGGCAAGAATATCCGATGCAGGTGGTACATAATCCTCATTTCTTCGAGTGTATTTTAGAGCGAGAGCATCTGAAGAACTACCAACTTCGTATTAAGGAAGGGGATCACGAACGAGTAATTTATGATCCCTATGCTTTTCGGTCTCCCTTGCTCACCGACTATGACATTTATTTATTCGGGGAAGGCAATCACCACCGTATTTATGAAAAGATGGGTGCCCACGTCACTGAAATTGACGGAGTACAGGGAGTCTATTTTGCAGTTTGGGCCCCCAATGCTCGCAACGTCTCGGTTCTAGGCGATTTCAACCACTGGGATGGCCGCCAGCACCAGATGCGGATTCGCAACAATGGCATTTGGGAACTGTTCATTCCAGGGCTGACCTATGGGGCTGCTTACAAGTACGAAATTAAAAATCATCACGGGCACATTTACGAAAAGTCTGATCCCTACGGATTTCAGCAAGAAGTGCGTCCCAAAACAGCATCGATCGTGGCAGACTTGGATTCCTATCACTGGCACGACAGTGACTGGATGGAAAAGCGCCGTCACACCGAGCCACTCACTCAACCCATTTCAGTGTATGAGGTGCACTTAGGGTCGTGGATGCACGGTAGCGCTTCGGAACCAGCAATTGATGCGGAGGGCAATCCAATTCCGCCAGTGATTGTGGCCGACCTCAAGCCTGGCGCTCGCTTTCTTACTTACCGTGAATTAGCCGATAAATTGATACCCTATGTCAAAGAACTGGGGTTCACCCATCTTGAGCTACTGCCGATCGCCGAACACCCCTTCGATGGTTCTTGGGGCTACCAAGTGACAGGATACTATGCCGCTACGTCTCGGTTTGGCACGCCACAAGACTTCATGTATTTTGTGGATCAATGCCACCAAAACGGGATTGGCGTGATTCTCGACTGGGTTCCCGGTCACTTCCCTAAAGACGGACACGGCTTGGCTTTCTTTGATGGCACGGCGTTGTACGAGTACGGCGACCCCAGAATTGGCGAACATAAAGAATGGGGAACGCTAGTTTTTAATTATGCTCGCCACGAAGTCCGCAACTTTCTAGTTGCCAATGCCCTGTTCTGGTTCGACAAGTACCACATTGATGGTATTCGCGTCGATGCCGTAGCGTCTATGTTGTACCGCGACTATCTGCGACCAGATGGAGAGTGGGTGGCTAACCAGTATGGTGGTCGAGAAAATATTGAAGCGGCTGACTTTCTTCGCCAAACCAACCACGTGATTTTCAGTTACTTCCCCGGCATCCTCAGTATTGCCGAAGAGTCCACAACCTGGCCAATGGTATCCTGGCCGACCTATGTGGGCGGCTTGGGCTTCAACCTGAAGTGGAATATGGGCTGGATGCACGATATGCTGGACTATTTCCATATGGACCCATGGTTCCGGCAGTTTCATCAGAACAATGTCACGTTCAGCATTATGTATGCCTTTACCGAGAACTTTATGCTAGCTCTGTCACACGATGAAGTTGTGCATGGCAAGAGTCCCATGATCGGTAAAATGCCTGGCGACGAGTGGCAGAAGTACGCCAACTTGCGGGCCCTCTACTCGTATATGTTTACCCACCCCGGCAAAAAGACGTTGTTTATGAGCATGGAGTTTGGGCAGTGGAGCGAGTGGAATGTGTGGGGCGATCTGGAATGGCATCTGCTTAACTATGAACCTCACCAACGACTGAAGTATTTCATGAGCCGCTTGAATGAGCTATACAAGAGCCAGCCGGCCCTATATACCCAGGATTTCTCCTACGACGGGTTTGAATGGATTGACTGCAACGATCAACGCCATAGTGTTGTTTCGTTTATTCGTCGAGCCAAGGACGATCCAGAAGAGTATGTGGTAGTGGTGTGCAATTTCACGCCACAGCCCCATTCTCACTATCGGGTTGGGGTGCCGGAAATGGGCTTCTACACCGAGCTATTTAACAGCGATGCGCGTGAGTATGGCGGCAGCAACATGGGCAATTTGGGCGGTAAGTGGGCTGAGGAGTGGACGTTCCACAACCGTCCCTACTCGATCGACCTCTGCTTACCTCCATTGGGGGTATTGGTGCTGAAGCTCGATCGCACAAAGGATCTACCGGGTAAGTCAGATCAAGATGCCAACTAG